The Chitinivibrionia bacterium genome contains the following window.
GCCGAGCAGGCAGCGAAAATTCTTTGGGCGCAGATATTTCAAATCAATTATTTTCTAACTACCAAGCGCTTTTTGTTGCGTCGCTTACAATGTTTTTGTTTGGATTTATCCCCGGGCTTCCTTTCCACGTTTTTGCTTTTATCGCATTGTCTTTGGGCGGTATAGCATTTATGATTTGGCATTCAAACAAACTAAAACTAAAAGAAGAAGAAGCGGCTAAAAACGCAGTTCCGAAAACTGCGCTTACAGGCGACGCCGAAGAAAAAGCTGAAGATTATCTGATAGTTGACCCGCTTGAACTCGAAATCGGATATGCGCTTATTCCTCTTGTGGACGCGGCTCAGGGCGGCGATTTGCTTGAGCGGATAAAACAAATTCGCAATCAGTTGGCGGTGCAGTTGGGCTTTATTATCCCGCCCGTGCGCATTCGTGACAATATGCAGATAGAGCCAAACCAATACGTAATAAAAATCCGTACAATAAAAGTTGCGGACGGCGAGCTTATGAGCGGCAGTTATTTGGCGATGAACCCGACGGGCAATTTGGAGGCAATTCGCGGAATACCGACTGTAGAGCCCGCGTTTGGCTTGCCTGCGGTGTGGATAACCGAAAGCCAAAAGGACTTTGCGGAAATGAGCGGCTATACTGTTGTGGAACTTCCGGCGGTTTTGGCAACGCATATAACAGAGGTAATAAAGCAAAACGCCGAGGATTTGCTCACTCGTCAAGACACCCAAGAACTCATAAACAACATAAAAGACAGCAACAAAGCGGTTGTTGACGAAGTTATCCCGGGGATATTGTCTTTGGGCGAAATTCATAAGGTGTTGCAAAATCTTGTTCACGAGCAGGTTTCTATCCGTGATTTACCGCGAATTTTGGAAATTTTGGGCGATGTTGGTCGTCAGAATAAAAATATCGACGTGCTTACGGAATACACGCGCAACGGACTTTGCGCGCAGATTTGTGAACGCATAAAAAATCCCGACAATACAATAAAAGTTATGACTTTAGACCCCAATTTGGAAGCGAAATTAGAAGGCTCTCTCGCCGAATACGACGGCTCGGTTAAACTGAATTTATCTCCGAGCGACGCGGGAGCAATTATAGAAGCAGTTAAAAAGACAGTGCAAAAAGTTAAGCAAATGGGAGAAATGCCCATACTTGTCGCGTCCCCCATAATTCGTTTGCAAATGAAGCGCCTAACCGAAAACGACATTCCGGGTATGATAGTGCTTTCGTATAACGAGGTTGTCGGCGGAATAGAATTGCAGTCAATCGGAATGGTATCGCTTGACGACGACAACGAGCCGCCGCTCGGGAGGTGAAAAGAAGGCGTTTTCTGATTTTGGAGAAGGAAGTCGAAAACTCAGTTGAATAAAACTGTTTTTTGACAATCGCATCTGCCAAATAGTATTTTATTATCAAAAAACAAGTTTTTCTAAGAAAAAACACTAAACAGAATGGGCAAAAAATGCAAAAAACCGAACAGAAAGCCACTAAGCCAAAATCCAAAAAATATGCAAATTATCACGAAGCGGCATTTTCAGCATTCGGTTATCGCTTGCGGGAATACGTAAAAAACGGAGACATTTCACTCGAAGATGAACATCCTCTTTCTAAACGTCCGCCGAAAATAGACATAATTGTATTAAAAAAAGACAAAGATGTTGATATAGAAACAAGCTGGGGAAAAATATTCAGAAAACACAACATAATAGAATATAAAAGCCCTGTCGAATCAAAACTTTCTCTATCTGTTTTTTACAAAGTGGTATTCGGCTATGTCGGGCTTTACGCTTCTCAGGAAAACGTGAAATTTACCGATATGAGCGTAACAATAGTTTGTTTGAATAAACCGGAAACCTTATTTGAAACGCTAAAAACGGAATTTGATTACAAGGTATTGCGCAAAAGCAAAGGCATATATTATATTTCCCGAAAAGGAGTAAATGCAAGTAAATCGCTTGCAATACAATTTATTGTCAGTAGCGAATTAAGCGACGTTGATTTGGTGTTAAAGGCGTTGCGGACAAAAATAGACGAAGCAACAGCGAGAAAAGTGTTGGAACTTCCCGTAGAAGACGAGGAAAACTTTGTATCATTGTTGCCTTGGTGGGAAGTTATGTTTTTAGAAAACGGGTCAATATTGTCTAAGGAGGCAGATATGGATAAATGGGAAAAATTAGTTAACGATATGAAAAAGAGCGGCTTCAAAGGGCGTTATGAACAGCAATGGGAGCAAAGGGCAACGCAAAGAACAGCGCAACAATTATTTGCTCTTTGGGAAAGCGGCGTTCCTCTCTCCGAAGCCAAAAAGAAATTCGCTTTCGCGTAATTTTATCTAACTCACAGCGGATAACACTATCCGCTTTTTTTATTTTTTCCACAAAAACCACAAAATCCACCGCAGCACTCCAAAACAAATAGTATTTTCTCTACGTTCTTTGATACAAAAAAATGAATTTTTCGTTTTCTCAATCGCGAATATCACCAATATTCAATTACGCGAGAAAATGAGAAAACGTATGTCTATCGGTAGGCATACTCCTTTCTCGTTTATTTTCGGTGTAATAGGTTTTGGTGATAACCTCGCGATTCGGAAATGGGTGAGAAAATGGAGTGCGCCTTTTGTTATTTTCCGAGACACTCCTTGAATTTGAAATTGGTTATTAAACTTAAAAAAGGAGTGTTCTAAATGAACTTCAAAAAAATCTTAGTTTTGGCGGTAATGTTTGCCGCGAGCGTGGTATGTGGGCAGATTGACTGGACTGCTCAACGAATAACAATATCAACCGCCGAAGAATTACACGAATTTAGGGATACGGCAAACGCGGGAAGAAATTTTTCAGGGCAGACTGTTTTGTTGTTAAATGATATTAACCTCAACGGAAATCAGGAAAATCAATGGGTGCCGATTGGGAATCATGAAAACATATTTCGTGGAACATTTGATGGTAGTGGTAATGTTATCAGCGGTGTTTATGTAAACAATTCAGAAATATGGTTTCAAGGATTATTTGGGGTTGCCGGTGGTGTAATACGAAATCTTGGTGTTGTTGTCAATATTACAGGCGGACAATTTGTTGGCGGATTAGTGGCGAGCGGAGCATCGTTCGGGCTTATAGAAAACTGTGTCGTAATAGGAACTGTCGAAGCAGTCAACGGGACACAGGTTGGCGGATTAGTAGGAGATGCGGGCGGCAGCGTAAATAGAAATTCCTATGCTATCGTAGATGTTATAGGACATCGTTCATGGACAGGCGGATTAGCAGGAGTTCTTTCTTACAGTGGACGTGTTTTAAATTCTTATGCTTTGGGTAAAGTAACTGAAAATGGCGGTGGTTTGGTCGGAGGAATTTATGAAGAAAGAGGTAGTGTAATTAACTCATTTCACACAAACGATATTCGAAACAATGGTCGCGGTACACTTATCACAGAAGCACAATTGAAAAATGCTGAATTTTTATCGGCAGCAGGCTGGGACTTCACCAATACTTGGGGAATCGACCCGACAGGCTACATAAATAACGGTTTCCCATATCTGCAAGCATTTGCAATTACAATAACTTGGGACGAACCG
Protein-coding sequences here:
- the flhA gene encoding flagellar biosynthesis protein FlhA is translated as MNFANIGSALQKNNLANAFAKQREFIIIAAIVFVIVLMVIPLPLFIIDFFLAIAFALALMILLISMYNERPVDFSVFPALLLAVTMFRLSLNIATTRLILGRGEAGAIIQTFGNFVTGGNIVVGVIIFLIIVLVNFLVITKGAGRIAEVAARFTLDAMPGKQMAIDADLNAGIINEEEAKQRRKDISRESDFFGAMDGASKFVKGDAIAGILIMIITIIGGFVIGMTMMGMDFQTALMTFTVLTIGDGLVSQMPALMISVGTGILVSRAGSENSLGADISNQLFSNYQALFVASLTMFLFGFIPGLPFHVFAFIALSLGGIAFMIWHSNKLKLKEEEAAKNAVPKTALTGDAEEKAEDYLIVDPLELEIGYALIPLVDAAQGGDLLERIKQIRNQLAVQLGFIIPPVRIRDNMQIEPNQYVIKIRTIKVADGELMSGSYLAMNPTGNLEAIRGIPTVEPAFGLPAVWITESQKDFAEMSGYTVVELPAVLATHITEVIKQNAEDLLTRQDTQELINNIKDSNKAVVDEVIPGILSLGEIHKVLQNLVHEQVSIRDLPRILEILGDVGRQNKNIDVLTEYTRNGLCAQICERIKNPDNTIKVMTLDPNLEAKLEGSLAEYDGSVKLNLSPSDAGAIIEAVKKTVQKVKQMGEMPILVASPIIRLQMKRLTENDIPGMIVLSYNEVVGGIELQSIGMVSLDDDNEPPLGR